One Gemmatimonadaceae bacterium DNA segment encodes these proteins:
- a CDS encoding bifunctional 3,4-dihydroxy-2-butanone-4-phosphate synthase/GTP cyclohydrolase II encodes MPFGTVAQAIEDIRNGRFVVVADDEDRENEGDLICAAQLITPAMVNVMLRAKGMICVSLPAERIARLELPMQGGDLNTEAMKTAFTVSVDGAAEFGVTTGISASDRARTIQLLADPSRGPGDLRRPGHVHPLKAREGGVLQRVGHTEAALDLCRLAGLAPAGVLCEILGDDGQTMRRDELEQYAIANGHTFITVADLVAYRLQHERLVHREAEARLPSDLGGEGWRIVGYRNDVDDREHVAIVYGDLGDGADVLVRMHSRCLTGDVFHSQRCDCGWQLHTAMEMIAREGRGVVVYLDQEGRGIGLINKLKAYELQDAGHDTVEANEKLGFKADLRTYGIGAQILLDLGVRSMRVLTNNPMKLVGLRGYGLEIVDRVRIAAPTTEENAGYLEAKRTKLGHLLSH; translated from the coding sequence ATGCCATTCGGAACCGTCGCCCAGGCCATCGAGGACATTCGTAACGGCCGGTTCGTGGTCGTGGCCGACGACGAGGACCGCGAAAACGAGGGCGACCTGATCTGCGCCGCCCAGCTCATCACGCCCGCCATGGTCAACGTGATGTTGCGGGCCAAGGGCATGATCTGCGTCTCGCTGCCGGCGGAGCGCATCGCGCGCCTCGAGCTTCCCATGCAGGGGGGCGACCTCAACACCGAAGCGATGAAAACGGCGTTCACCGTCAGCGTCGACGGGGCTGCCGAATTCGGGGTCACCACCGGCATCAGCGCGTCCGACCGCGCCCGCACCATTCAGCTGCTCGCCGATCCGTCCCGCGGGCCCGGTGACCTGCGTCGGCCGGGCCACGTCCACCCACTCAAGGCGCGTGAGGGAGGCGTGCTCCAGCGCGTGGGCCACACGGAGGCGGCGCTCGATCTGTGCCGGCTGGCCGGGCTCGCACCGGCCGGCGTGCTGTGCGAGATCCTCGGCGACGACGGGCAGACCATGCGGCGCGACGAACTCGAGCAGTACGCGATCGCCAACGGGCACACGTTCATCACGGTGGCCGATCTGGTGGCCTACCGGCTGCAGCACGAGCGACTGGTACATCGGGAGGCCGAAGCACGGCTGCCGTCCGACCTTGGGGGCGAGGGATGGCGCATCGTCGGCTATCGCAACGACGTCGACGATCGCGAGCACGTCGCGATCGTGTACGGCGACCTCGGTGACGGCGCCGATGTTCTCGTGCGCATGCACTCCCGCTGCCTGACCGGTGACGTGTTTCATTCACAGCGCTGCGACTGCGGGTGGCAGCTGCACACCGCGATGGAGATGATTGCGCGCGAGGGCCGCGGCGTCGTCGTGTACCTGGACCAGGAAGGACGCGGGATCGGATTGATCAACAAGCTCAAGGCGTACGAACTGCAGGACGCCGGGCACGACACCGTCGAGGCCAACGAGAAGCTCGGCTTCAAGGCCGATCTCCGTACCTACGGGATCGGGGCGCAGATCCTGCTCGACCTGGGTGTGCGATCGATGCGCGTGCTGACAAACAACCCGATGAAACTGGTCGGCCTCCGAGGCTATGGCCTCGAGATCGTTGAT
- a CDS encoding riboflavin synthase yields the protein MFTGLVDDVGEVTEVRTSAVGRELVIRTRYADLAMGESIACSGACLTVLDHGAGWFRVAAVDTTRGRTAIDGWRVGTRVNLERALSVGDRLGGHLVLGHVDGVGEVTAVVVQGDALLIDIRVPTDVDELLVPHGSVTVDGVSLTVNALPAPRVLQVSIIEHTRRHTTLGERRPGDRVHLEADVLGKYVRRLLQRPPGD from the coding sequence GTGTTCACTGGTCTGGTGGACGACGTCGGCGAGGTGACCGAGGTTCGCACGTCGGCGGTGGGCCGCGAGTTGGTGATCCGGACGCGCTACGCCGACCTGGCGATGGGCGAGAGCATTGCCTGCAGCGGCGCGTGCCTCACGGTGCTGGACCATGGCGCCGGGTGGTTCCGCGTGGCGGCCGTGGACACGACCCGGGGTCGCACGGCGATCGACGGGTGGCGGGTCGGCACACGGGTCAACCTCGAGCGCGCGCTCTCGGTGGGCGACCGCCTGGGCGGCCACCTCGTCCTGGGCCACGTCGACGGGGTTGGCGAGGTCACCGCGGTGGTGGTGCAGGGAGACGCGCTGCTGATCGACATTCGCGTACCGACCGACGTCGACGAACTGCTGGTGCCGCACGGCTCGGTGACGGTGGATGGGGTGAGCCTAACGGTCAACGCCCTTCCGGCACCCCGCGTCCTGCAGGTCTCGATCATCGAGCATACCCGCCGCCACACGACGCTCGGCGAGCGCCGGCCAGGGGACCGCGTGCACCTCGAGGCCGACGTCCTCGGGAAGTATGTCCGTCGCCTCCTGCAGCGCCCGCCGGGCGATTAG
- the ribD gene encoding bifunctional diaminohydroxyphosphoribosylaminopyrimidine deaminase/5-amino-6-(5-phosphoribosylamino)uracil reductase RibD yields the protein MNAASHDTDAPFMRRALDLARQGWGQVAPNPMVGAVLVQDGRIVGEGAHERFGGLHAEVNALAAAGPAARGATLYVTLEPCAHHGKTPPCVDAIRAAGVARVVVAMRDPNPEAAGGLAALAAAGIETSIGTLEADARELNAAFLHGWHSERPWVTLKLAITLDGAIADGTRTTSRVTGPQARRYAHHLRAGHDAVAVGMNTVRIDDPLLTVREAPAPRVAPARVIFSRTGRLSLTSTLANSLKQGPVIVLAEQVDAEYESALRSHGVEVVLAPDLASGMRQLRAMGMRSVLVEGGTGIAASLWEAGLVDRLVLVQAPIVFGRGALNAFAAMPAVRAEAAHRLRVVSREPLGDDIATTYAVRES from the coding sequence GTGAACGCCGCCAGTCACGACACGGATGCGCCATTCATGCGCCGCGCGCTGGATCTGGCGCGACAGGGCTGGGGCCAGGTCGCGCCCAATCCGATGGTCGGTGCTGTGCTCGTGCAGGACGGCAGGATCGTCGGCGAAGGGGCGCACGAGCGGTTCGGGGGGCTGCACGCCGAGGTGAATGCGCTGGCCGCCGCCGGCCCGGCGGCGCGTGGTGCGACGCTCTACGTGACGCTCGAGCCCTGTGCGCATCACGGCAAGACGCCGCCGTGTGTCGACGCGATCCGTGCCGCTGGCGTCGCCCGCGTGGTGGTGGCGATGCGCGATCCCAACCCGGAGGCTGCGGGCGGTCTCGCCGCGCTGGCCGCCGCGGGCATCGAGACCAGCATCGGCACGCTGGAGGCCGACGCGCGTGAACTGAATGCCGCGTTCCTGCATGGCTGGCACTCGGAGCGGCCCTGGGTCACGCTCAAGCTGGCGATCACGCTCGATGGGGCCATCGCCGACGGCACCCGCACGACGAGCCGCGTGACGGGCCCGCAGGCCCGTCGTTACGCGCACCACCTCCGTGCGGGCCACGACGCCGTCGCCGTCGGCATGAACACGGTGCGCATCGACGATCCGCTGCTCACGGTGCGCGAGGCCCCGGCGCCGCGGGTGGCGCCGGCGCGCGTGATCTTTTCGCGCACAGGCCGCCTCTCGCTCACATCCACGCTCGCCAACTCGCTCAAACAGGGGCCGGTCATCGTGCTGGCCGAGCAGGTGGATGCCGAATACGAATCGGCGTTGCGCAGCCATGGCGTGGAGGTGGTACTCGCGCCGGACCTGGCGTCCGGCATGCGACAGTTGCGCGCGATGGGTATGCGTTCGGTGCTGGTCGAGGGCGGAACAGGGATCGCGGCGTCACTCTGGGAGGCGGGGCTCGTCGACCGGCTCGTCCTGGTGCAGGCGCCGATCGTGTTTGGTCGCGGTGCGCTCAACGCCTTTGCCGCGATGCCGGCCGTACGTGCTGAAGCGGCGCATCGCCTGCGCGTTGTGTCGCGTGAGCCGCTCGGTGACGACATCGCCACCACCTACGCCGTGCGGGAGTCGTAG
- a CDS encoding phosphoribosylformylglycinamidine cyclo-ligase → MTGTPRGLDYRAAGVDIEAADDAKGRIRRLVESTRTAGCVGDFGTFGGLFRAPQQAGAVLVSSADGVGTKIKVAIDANVHDTVGHCLVNHCTNDILALGATPLFFLDYVAFGALVPSVVEGVVAGVAAGCRENGCALIGGETAEMPGVYTPPDYDLAGFIVGVVQEDRTIGAARVRDGDALVAFESSGLHTNGYSLARRIVFERMRLSVGDAFPGEAGATVAQVLLRVHRSYLATVRPMLDRVHALAHITGGGLPGNLNRALPPDLDAVVDEASWALPNVFRVLEDGGQVARDEMFRAFNMGVGAVAIVARGDADAMIAAAGDAGVGAWVLGGVRPGTGVVQFTGRSI, encoded by the coding sequence GTGACCGGAACGCCCCGGGGGCTCGACTACCGCGCAGCCGGCGTCGACATCGAAGCGGCGGACGACGCCAAAGGCCGCATCCGGCGCCTCGTCGAATCGACGCGGACGGCGGGATGCGTGGGGGACTTCGGCACGTTCGGGGGACTCTTCCGCGCTCCGCAGCAGGCGGGTGCGGTGCTGGTCTCGAGTGCCGACGGGGTGGGCACCAAGATCAAGGTGGCCATCGACGCGAACGTGCACGATACGGTCGGGCACTGCCTGGTGAATCACTGCACCAACGACATCCTCGCCCTCGGCGCCACGCCGCTCTTCTTTCTCGACTACGTGGCGTTCGGCGCGCTCGTGCCGAGCGTGGTCGAAGGCGTCGTCGCCGGCGTGGCCGCAGGGTGCCGCGAAAACGGCTGCGCCCTGATCGGTGGCGAAACCGCCGAGATGCCCGGTGTGTACACGCCGCCCGACTACGACCTCGCCGGATTCATCGTGGGCGTCGTGCAGGAGGACCGGACGATCGGCGCGGCGAGGGTGCGCGATGGCGATGCTCTCGTGGCGTTCGAGAGTTCCGGCCTGCACACCAACGGCTACTCGCTCGCCCGCCGGATCGTGTTCGAACGCATGCGTCTCTCTGTTGGCGACGCGTTTCCGGGGGAGGCTGGCGCCACGGTCGCGCAGGTTCTGCTCCGCGTGCACCGCTCGTACCTGGCCACGGTTCGGCCGATGCTGGACCGCGTGCATGCCCTGGCGCACATCACGGGTGGCGGGCTTCCCGGCAACCTGAACCGCGCGCTGCCCCCCGATCTCGATGCCGTCGTGGACGAAGCGAGCTGGGCGCTGCCTAACGTGTTTCGTGTGCTGGAAGATGGCGGGCAGGTGGCGCGCGACGAGATGTTCCGAGCGTTCAACATGGGCGTCGGCGCGGTGGCCATCGTGGCCCGCGGCGATGCGGACGCGATGATCGCTGCGGCGGGCGACGCCGGTGTCGGTGCGTGGGTCCTTGGCGGGGTCCGACCGGGCACGGGTGTCGTCCAGTTCACCGGGAGGAGTATATGA
- a CDS encoding sugar kinase, whose translation MTVLVVGSVALDSVETPFGKADEVVGGSGTFFAASASHFTRVRLVGVVGNDYPVHKLDPLRARNVDLSGLEHAEGESFRWRGRYRHDLNAAETLETRLGVFSQFRPKIPDAFRTSPFVFLANIDPRLQLEVLRQVETPRFVACDTMNFWIESRRSDLITLLGHVDVLLLNDAEARQLTEHNNLVKAARWILERGPRHVIIKKGEHGAFMFTSSTVFFAPAFPLEDVFDPTGAGDSFAGGFIGYLARAGKVDDAHLRRAVVHGSAMGSFAVERFSIQRLMEIGDREIHARLADFRRLVAFEEVLAT comes from the coding sequence ATGACTGTTCTCGTGGTTGGTTCCGTGGCGCTCGATTCCGTGGAGACCCCGTTCGGCAAGGCCGATGAGGTCGTTGGGGGGTCGGGCACGTTCTTCGCCGCGTCGGCATCGCATTTCACCCGGGTGCGCCTTGTCGGCGTCGTGGGCAACGACTATCCGGTCCACAAGCTCGACCCGCTGCGGGCGCGCAACGTGGACCTGTCGGGCCTGGAGCACGCCGAGGGCGAATCGTTCCGGTGGCGCGGCCGCTATCGGCACGACCTCAATGCCGCGGAGACGCTGGAGACGCGCCTCGGGGTGTTTTCGCAGTTCCGGCCCAAGATTCCCGACGCGTTTCGCACTTCGCCGTTTGTCTTTCTCGCCAATATCGACCCCCGCCTGCAGCTCGAAGTGCTCCGCCAGGTCGAGACGCCGCGGTTCGTGGCGTGCGACACGATGAACTTCTGGATCGAGAGCCGACGCAGCGACCTGATCACACTCCTTGGCCACGTCGACGTGTTGCTCCTCAACGACGCCGAGGCCCGGCAGCTGACCGAACACAACAACCTCGTGAAGGCGGCACGCTGGATCCTGGAACGCGGGCCCCGGCACGTCATCATCAAGAAGGGGGAACACGGCGCCTTCATGTTCACGTCGTCGACGGTGTTCTTCGCCCCGGCATTCCCGCTCGAAGACGTCTTCGACCCGACCGGCGCCGGCGATTCCTTCGCGGGTGGCTTCATAGGCTACCTCGCACGAGCCGGCAAGGTTGACGACGCGCACCTGCGCCGCGCCGTGGTGCATGGCTCGGCCATGGGGTCGTTTGCGGTCGAACGGTTCTCGATCCAGCGGCTCATGGAGATCGGAGATCGCGAGATCCACGCACGTCTCGCCGACTTCCGGCGCCTGGTGGCTTTCGAGGAGGTACTGGCCACGTGA
- a CDS encoding arginine--tRNA ligase → MSAEVVLKAALADAARDLGAPAEFEPQLERPRDAAFGDWSTNAAMNLARVLRRKPMDIASDLVARLDVSKAGVSEAYAAAPGFINFRMAVGAEAARLASIIAAGDDYGRTSDGAGRAVNIEFVSANPTGPLHVGHGRQAALGDAIASLLTYSGWKVTREFYYNDAGVQIANLALSVQARVREMAGVSAPLPEGGYHGEYIRDIARQYVAANADDAAGEALDRIREFAVAALRREQDLDLQAFGVRFDVYYLESSLYSDGKVEQTVGMLERGGHTFEQDGALWLRTTDYGDDKDRVMRKRDGTYTYFLPDVAYHVTKWQRGFASAINVQGADHHSTVTRVRAGLQALEMGIPEGYPEYELHQMVTVMRAGEEVKISKRAGSYVTVRDLIDEVGRDAVRYFLLMRKADSPLVFDVDVARSQSDENPIYYIQMAHARLHGIFRVGEIDPASVTGHGVDWTALASERERELVKALLGYPALLAAATRTRAPHLVAGYLLDLAGLVHPWYHKHHVLGEPEPVRSARLALARAAQIVLRNGLGALGISAPERM, encoded by the coding sequence ATGAGCGCCGAAGTGGTACTCAAGGCCGCGCTCGCTGACGCGGCGCGTGATCTCGGGGCACCGGCGGAGTTCGAGCCGCAACTGGAGCGGCCACGGGACGCCGCGTTCGGCGACTGGTCGACCAACGCCGCGATGAACCTTGCCCGGGTGCTCCGTCGCAAGCCGATGGATATCGCCAGCGACCTGGTGGCGCGCCTCGACGTCTCGAAGGCCGGCGTGAGCGAGGCCTACGCGGCCGCACCGGGCTTCATCAACTTCCGCATGGCGGTTGGCGCCGAGGCGGCGCGGTTGGCGTCGATCATCGCGGCGGGTGACGACTACGGTCGCACCAGCGACGGAGCCGGCCGGGCGGTGAACATCGAGTTCGTCTCGGCCAATCCCACCGGCCCGCTGCATGTCGGGCACGGCCGCCAGGCGGCGTTAGGCGACGCCATTGCGTCCCTGCTCACGTACAGTGGCTGGAAGGTCACGCGCGAGTTCTACTACAACGACGCCGGCGTGCAGATCGCGAACCTGGCGCTGAGTGTGCAGGCGCGGGTGCGCGAAATGGCGGGGGTCAGCGCACCGCTGCCCGAGGGTGGGTATCACGGGGAATACATCCGGGACATCGCGCGCCAGTACGTGGCGGCCAACGCCGACGATGCCGCGGGCGAGGCGCTCGACCGGATCCGGGAGTTCGCGGTGGCTGCGCTCCGCCGAGAGCAGGACCTCGACCTGCAGGCGTTCGGCGTCCGCTTCGACGTGTACTACCTGGAGTCGTCGCTCTACAGCGACGGCAAGGTCGAGCAGACCGTCGGCATGCTGGAGCGCGGCGGCCACACCTTTGAACAGGATGGCGCTCTCTGGCTGCGTACCACGGACTACGGGGACGACAAGGATCGCGTGATGCGCAAGCGCGACGGGACGTACACGTATTTCCTCCCGGACGTCGCCTATCACGTGACGAAATGGCAACGGGGCTTTGCGAGCGCCATCAACGTGCAGGGCGCTGACCATCACAGCACGGTGACGCGTGTGCGCGCGGGTCTGCAGGCGCTCGAGATGGGAATCCCGGAAGGGTACCCCGAGTACGAGCTGCACCAGATGGTGACCGTGATGCGTGCGGGCGAGGAGGTGAAGATCTCCAAGCGCGCCGGCTCCTACGTCACGGTGCGCGACCTGATCGACGAGGTCGGTCGCGATGCGGTGCGCTATTTCCTGCTCATGCGCAAGGCGGACTCACCGCTCGTCTTTGACGTGGACGTGGCGCGATCACAGAGCGACGAGAATCCGATCTACTACATCCAGATGGCGCATGCGCGGCTGCACGGCATCTTCCGGGTGGGCGAGATTGACCCGGCGTCGGTGACGGGCCACGGGGTCGACTGGACGGCCCTCGCGTCCGAGCGCGAACGCGAGCTGGTCAAGGCCCTGCTGGGGTATCCCGCGCTGCTCGCGGCCGCGACGCGCACGCGCGCGCCGCACCTGGTGGCCGGCTACCTGCTTGACCTCGCTGGCCTCGTGCACCCGTGGTACCACAAGCATCACGTGCTGGGAGAACCCGAGCCCGTCCGATCGGCACGGCTGGCGCTGGCTCGCGCCGCGCAGATCGTGCTCCGCAACGGACTCGGTGCGCTGGGCATCTCCGCTCCGGAGCGCATGTAG
- a CDS encoding zinc ribbon domain-containing protein: MPTYQFRCPDGTIIERIFKISEVPEAVPAPDGSGEAVRIISGGAGLIFKGSGFYITDYGKDGKKDQRDATTRAEGKSESKGEPKAAGESKGTNASPPKAESSGGGSSAGGTPSGGSGGSGGSGASGGSGASGAT, from the coding sequence ATGCCCACCTACCAGTTTCGTTGTCCCGACGGGACGATCATCGAGCGCATCTTCAAGATCAGCGAGGTTCCTGAAGCTGTTCCGGCTCCGGACGGCAGCGGGGAGGCGGTCCGCATCATTTCGGGCGGAGCCGGACTGATCTTCAAAGGGTCCGGGTTCTACATCACCGACTACGGGAAGGATGGCAAGAAGGACCAGCGCGATGCCACGACCAGGGCGGAGGGCAAGTCGGAGTCGAAGGGAGAGCCCAAAGCGGCCGGTGAGTCGAAGGGGACGAACGCCTCGCCACCAAAGGCCGAAAGCAGCGGCGGCGGATCGTCGGCAGGCGGTACTCCCTCAGGTGGATCGGGTGGATCGGGTGGATCTGGTGCATCTGGTGGATCCGGCGCGTCGGGCGCCACATGA
- a CDS encoding methylmalonyl-CoA mutase, with protein MTRPTDPERLTPSGIPIEPVYGPRHVGEGLAERLGAPGAFPFTRGVQPTMYRGRLWTMRQYAGFGTAPETNARFRHLLAAGQTGLSVAFDLPTQMGIDSDSPRAAGEVGRVGVAIDSVEDMHLLLDQLPLDRISTSMTINATAGILLAMYVVVAEERGIARSALSGTIQNDLLKEYIARGTYIYPPGPSLRMIADIFGYCASDVPNWNPISISGYHIREAGATAVQELAFTFANTVEYVERALEAGLAIDVFAPRLSFFFAAHSDLFEEVAKFRAARRIYARLMRDRFHASDASARLRFHTQTGGVTLTAQQPLNNVVRVAVQTLAATLGGTQSLHTNGYDEALSLPTAEAATLALRTQQIVGYESGAASTVDPLAGSYYVEALTDELERQVLVLMEKVEQLGGAAPAIAAGFFQEEIGRSAYAHQLRIESGETVVVGMNKFSDGVEPPEIPAPDFSALERDQVSRVRDLRSRRDTQAVGRALSALGAAATTYADAPDSAGREPLMPLMVEAVRSRATVGEISDVLRERFGEYRPG; from the coding sequence ATGACCAGGCCCACCGACCCGGAGCGATTGACGCCGTCGGGTATCCCCATCGAACCCGTCTACGGTCCGCGCCATGTGGGCGAGGGACTCGCCGAGCGACTTGGTGCGCCGGGCGCTTTTCCGTTTACGCGTGGCGTGCAGCCCACCATGTACCGCGGCCGGCTGTGGACGATGCGACAGTACGCCGGATTCGGCACGGCGCCCGAGACCAACGCGCGCTTCCGGCACCTGCTCGCCGCGGGGCAGACCGGGCTCTCGGTCGCCTTCGACCTCCCCACGCAGATGGGCATCGATTCCGATTCGCCGCGCGCCGCCGGCGAAGTGGGCCGCGTGGGTGTGGCGATCGATTCGGTCGAGGACATGCATCTGTTGCTCGACCAACTGCCCCTCGATCGCATCTCGACGTCGATGACGATCAATGCGACGGCGGGGATCCTCCTGGCCATGTACGTCGTGGTCGCGGAAGAACGTGGCATCGCGCGCTCGGCGCTGAGCGGCACCATCCAGAACGACCTGCTCAAGGAATACATCGCGCGCGGCACCTACATCTATCCGCCAGGGCCCAGCCTGCGGATGATCGCCGACATCTTCGGATACTGCGCCTCGGATGTCCCCAACTGGAACCCGATCTCGATCTCCGGCTACCACATTCGCGAAGCTGGTGCGACGGCCGTGCAGGAACTCGCATTCACCTTCGCGAACACGGTTGAATATGTGGAGCGCGCCCTCGAGGCCGGGCTCGCGATCGACGTGTTCGCACCGCGACTCTCGTTCTTCTTTGCCGCGCACAGCGACCTGTTCGAAGAGGTGGCCAAGTTCCGCGCTGCCCGCCGGATCTACGCGCGCCTCATGCGCGACCGATTCCACGCGAGCGACGCGAGCGCACGACTCCGCTTCCACACCCAGACCGGCGGCGTCACGCTCACCGCACAGCAGCCGTTGAACAACGTGGTGCGCGTGGCGGTGCAGACGTTGGCCGCTACCCTTGGTGGTACGCAGTCCCTGCACACCAATGGCTACGACGAAGCGCTGTCGCTGCCGACGGCCGAAGCGGCCACGCTTGCCCTGCGCACGCAGCAGATCGTTGGCTACGAGTCTGGCGCCGCGTCCACCGTGGATCCGCTCGCCGGTTCGTACTACGTTGAGGCGCTGACCGATGAGCTGGAGCGCCAGGTGCTGGTGCTGATGGAGAAGGTCGAGCAGCTCGGTGGGGCCGCGCCGGCGATCGCCGCGGGGTTCTTCCAGGAGGAGATCGGGCGAAGCGCGTATGCGCACCAGTTGCGCATCGAGTCCGGGGAAACGGTCGTGGTGGGCATGAACAAGTTCAGCGACGGCGTGGAGCCACCGGAGATTCCCGCGCCCGACTTCTCCGCGCTCGAACGCGATCAGGTGTCCCGCGTGCGCGACCTGCGATCGCGGCGCGACACCCAGGCCGTGGGTCGCGCCCTGTCGGCGCTCGGTGCGGCAGCCACGACGTACGCCGACGCACCAGACTCCGCCGGCAGAGAGCCGCTCATGCCGTTGATGGTCGAGGCCGTCCGATCGCGCGCGACGGTCGGCGAAATCAGCGATGTGCTGCGCGAGCGGTTCGGGGAGTACCGGCCGGGCTGA
- the fbp gene encoding class 1 fructose-bisphosphatase, producing MVKNTATSVVTIDRYIIEQERLHQGATGQLSGILYDVALAAKLIANKVRRAGLVDILGALDSENVQGEIQQKLDVFANETIVKAFDHGGHLAAMASEEEPDIIPIPDQFRCGNYVLAFDPLDGSSNIDVNVPVGTIFSVMRKITRGVRGELEDVLQPGRRQVAAGYIIYGSSTMLVYTTGHGVHGFTLDPSIGEFLLSHPDIRIPPRGRYLSVNDSYEQHWDENVKALMRRYRGLDGHQKAMSVRYVGSLVADFHRNLLGGGVFAYPANTQSPNGKLRLLYECNPLAFVVQQAGGSATNGVQDILDLSPTELHQRCPLYIGSRDDIETAREFLSRKVA from the coding sequence GTGGTCAAGAACACCGCCACTTCGGTGGTCACGATCGACCGCTACATCATCGAGCAGGAACGTCTGCATCAGGGGGCCACCGGGCAGCTGTCCGGCATCCTCTACGACGTCGCGCTCGCGGCCAAGCTGATCGCCAACAAGGTGCGCCGCGCCGGACTCGTGGACATCCTCGGGGCGCTCGATTCCGAAAACGTCCAGGGCGAGATCCAGCAGAAGCTGGACGTCTTCGCGAACGAGACGATCGTCAAGGCGTTCGACCACGGCGGCCACCTGGCGGCCATGGCGTCCGAGGAAGAGCCGGACATCATCCCGATTCCCGACCAGTTCCGCTGCGGCAACTACGTGCTCGCCTTCGACCCGCTCGACGGCTCCTCGAACATCGACGTGAACGTGCCCGTCGGCACGATCTTCTCCGTCATGCGCAAGATCACCCGCGGCGTCCGCGGGGAGCTCGAAGACGTGTTGCAGCCCGGGCGGCGCCAGGTGGCCGCGGGCTACATCATCTACGGTTCGAGCACGATGCTGGTCTACACGACCGGCCACGGCGTCCATGGCTTCACACTCGATCCGTCGATCGGCGAGTTCCTCCTTTCGCACCCCGACATCCGCATCCCGCCGCGTGGTCGCTACCTCAGCGTCAACGACTCGTACGAGCAGCACTGGGATGAGAACGTAAAGGCGCTCATGCGGCGGTATCGCGGACTCGATGGGCATCAGAAGGCCATGTCGGTGCGCTACGTCGGGTCACTGGTGGCCGACTTCCATCGCAATCTCCTTGGCGGCGGCGTGTTCGCTTATCCTGCCAACACGCAGTCGCCCAACGGCAAGCTGCGGCTGCTGTACGAGTGCAATCCGCTCGCCTTCGTGGTGCAGCAGGCCGGAGGATCGGCCACCAACGGCGTGCAGGACATCCTCGACCTCTCGCCGACGGAACTGCACCAGCGCTGCCCGCTGTACATCGGCAGCCGCGACGACATCGAGACCGCCCGCGAGTTCCTGTCGCGCAAGGTCGCCTGA